A part of Arachis hypogaea cultivar Tifrunner chromosome 12, arahy.Tifrunner.gnm2.J5K5, whole genome shotgun sequence genomic DNA contains:
- the LOC112727960 gene encoding tRNA (cytidine(32)/guanosine(34)-2'-O)-methyltransferase, giving the protein MGKASRDKRDIYYRKAKEEGWRARSAFKLLQIDEEFNIFEGVKRVVDLCAAPGSWSQVLSRKVYLPVKLAPDAKDEDLPLIVAIDLQPMAPIEGVIQVQGDITNARTAEVVIRHFDGCKADLVVCDGAPDVTGLHDMDEFVQSQLILAGLTIVTHVLKEGGKFIAKIFRGKDTSLLYCQLKLFFPVVTFAKPKSSRNSSIEAFAVCENYSPPEGFNPKDLHRLLEKVGSPSGVDDTDCCSGWLEGPNKVYIPFLACGDLSGYDSDRSYPLPKVVGGTYQSLDPVQPPIAPPYKRALELKKGTSQGGGIRELENLTLDS; this is encoded by the exons ATGGGCAAAGCATCAAGGGATAAGAGG GATATATATTACCggaaagcaaaagaagaaggtTGGCGTGCTCGAAGTGCCTTTAAACTCCTTCAGATAGATGAGGAGTTCAACATTTTTGAAG GAGTGAAGCGTGTTGTAGATTTATGTGCTGCCCCAGGTAGCTGGAGTCAG GTTTTGAGTCGTAAAGTGTATCTCCCGGTTAAACTTGCACCTGATGCAAA GGATGAAGATCTTCCTCTTATTGTAGCTATTGATTTGCAGCCAATGGCTCCAATTGAAGGTGTTATCCAGGTGCAGGGTGATATAACTAATGCACGGACTGCTGAAGTG GTCATCAGACATTTTGATGGCTGCAAGGCTGACCTAGTTGTGTGTGATGGTGCTCCGGATG TTACTGGGCTTCATGACATGGACGAATTTGTTCAGTCCCAACTCATACTTGCA GGTTTGACAATTGTTACCCATGTCCTTAAGGAAGGAGGGAAATTTATAGCAAAGATATTTAGAGGAAAAGATACAAGTCTTTTATATTGTCAG CTAAAATTATTTTTCCCTGTTGTTACTTTTGCAAAACCAAAAAGCAGTCGCAATTCCAGCATAG AGGCATTTGCAGTTTGTGAAAACTATTCCCCTCCTGAAGGATTCAATCCAAAAGATCTTCATCGCCTTCTTGAGAAGGTTGGAAGTCCCTCAGGGGTAGATGATACAG ATTGTTGTAGTGGGTGGTTGGAAGGCCCTAACAAGGTGTATATACCATTTCTAGCATGTGGTGACCTTAGTGGATATGATTCTGATCGCTCATATCCACTACCTAAAGTTGTTGGGGGAACCTATCAGAGCCTTGATCCTGTTCAGCCCCCAATTGCACCTCCTTACAAGAGAGCATTGGAGTTGAAAAAGGGCACTAGTCAAGGAGGAGGAATCCGAGAACTTGAAAATCTCACATTGGATTCTTGA